The DNA sequence TCCAAACTTTATTCCACTTTGTATCAATTGACCAGATTTCTGTTCAAACGAAACGCCTGCCTTCGTGAGTCGAAAGCAGGCGTTTGCAAGGCGGGAAGAGGTTCCTACAGGAAATTCCTAGTGGAATCGCCATTTGATGTCCATTTCTCCAAGTGCATCGATCAACCCTTGTGCAGGAGCAATCTGGAACTCGGAGCTCAGGAGTTTGATATCCGCATGCAGTTTGGGGTCTTTGATACGGAAAATGAGCGATTTGTCTCCGGCATATTCTGCAAAGAGCGTTTCCAGCTTTTCCACCTTTTCAGGGGTAAGTTCTGAATTGTAAAATTCCAAGGTCAGATTTTTGATCATCCCTTCGAATAGCTCTTCGGACATGATACGCATCTCGTGAATTCGAAATTCAAATTCATTCGGGTCAAATCTTCTCGGCTGATACGCCCCGGTCACATACAGCATTTCATCTGCGCGGACGACACTCCGCAGCCTTTCGTATTGCTCCCCGAACAAGGACAACTCCAATGAACCAGAGAAATCTTCCAATGTGAACGTCATGAAGTGCGTCCCCCGTCGTGAAATCCGCTCTCGGGCATTGGTGACGATTCCCGCAACACGTACATCCCTGTTCTTCTGATTTTCGAGATCACTCAAGCTACAGGTGGTAAAAGAGCCCATCTGCCATTTGTACTTGTCGAGCGGGTGTCCGGAGAGGAAGAATCCGATCATTTCCTTCTCGTAGTTCAGCTTTTCCAATTCGGTCCAGGCCTCCAGAATCAGTCCATCATTCATGGTACCGGCCGGAATCTTGGGTTCTTGCAGACCAGCGCCCATACCATCACCTCCACCAAACAAGCTGACCTGTGCAGATGCTTTTTCCTCCTGCACCTTGGCACCGTACTGGATCGCCTTGTCGAGGATGGTTGCGGAATCCTTGTTGGATACCGGCAGGAAATACCGGAATCGATCCACATTGAAGCAGTCCAAAGCTCCGGCATAAACCAGCGATTCCATCGTCTTCCGGTTCAGGGTCCGCTTTGGAATCCGCGTGGTCAGGTCAAACAGGGATTCAAATTTGCCATTTTCAGTGCGGTCCTTGATCAAGGCCGCGACGACATTTGACCCTACCCCTTTGATCGCAGCCAGTCCAAACCGAATTTGACCATCGCTGTCTACCGAGAAGAGTTGCTGTGATTCATTGATATTCGGAGGCAAAACCTCAATGCCCATCCGCCGGCATTCTTCGATGAAGAAGGTGATCTTCTTGATATCGCTCACGTTGTGCGTGAGGACGGCTGCCATGTACTCGGACGGATAATGCGCCTTCATGAAGGCAGTCCGGAACGCGAGGATGGAATATGCTGCTGCGTGGCTGTTGTGAACGATCAAATCATTGGCGGAGAAATTGTGTGTGTCGGGCACCTCTAGGTCATAGGTACGACGCTCACCGATATACTCGATGGACACGACTGGGTCCCAACAAATATCCCCTTCCCAGACAGGAGGCATCATTTCATCTGTATCTGGCGCCACCACAGCGGTAGCGGCTGGCGTAGCATGTCCCCCCTGAGGAGTCCCGGCTACCTGAGCCGCCTGAGGTGCTCTGTGCGGCACAGATGGTGCGATGAAGTGATGTTCCAGATAGGCCCCCAATGAAGATTCAAAACGCTGGAGGTTCCGGGTTCCAGAGATCCAGATCTCCCAGTTGCGCATGCGGGGCATTTTGCGGAGTCCAGCCACGATTCCAAGGCGCAGGAAGAAATGTACCCATTGACGCGCCATGGATTCGCTGACGGTATGCATCCTCCAGCTTCCACTAGGATGCGCGGGCATTCCTTGGATTTGGATGATCTTGGCGAGCATCCAAGCGAGAGATTCCGTGTGCCAAGTTTCGATGAATTCAGGCAGTTCTGCATCAGAGAGGATGCTGGCGGTTCGGGCCGCATATTGCGCCATATCCTCGATTTCCTCCACCGAAGCTTTGTAATCCCCGACAATCGGCAATCTACCGGGTGTGGCGATAGGCTGGTCGATTTCAAGTTCGTCGAGGCGCTTCCAACCATCTTCTGTGAAGAATGGGTGATTGGCGGTAGCGCGAATTTTCTTGCCAAGGGCAGTGGTGAGCTCATAGACAGGCTTGATGCCATTGTCCATGATATCAGAGACGAAGCCTTTTCGAATTTTGCCAGCTTCAGTTTCCAGAGTGGCAACCGCTTGAATCTTGGCAGTCCTTGCATACAGATCCTCGATGCGATGACGCTGACCCGTTTCTGCGTCGAAAATGAGCGTTTCCCCCGTCAGGCATTTGTTGAAACCATACGAGGCAAACTTCTCCATCAAGGCAAAGACATCTTCGGCCGTCTTTTTGTCCACGCCGTTTTTCTCGGCACCTGCGACAAAATTGACCTTCTCCTTGGCCATGATGTCCATCTTCTTCTTACCCATCGCACGGCGAAGCAAATCCGCACCTCCTAGCGAGTAACCACCCATCGTCCGGGCAACCTGCATAATTTGCTCCTGATAAACCATGATCCCGTAGGTATTCTTCAGGATCGGCTCCAACATGTCGTGTGGGTAAATGAGCGGCTCGCGACCATGCTTCCGATTGACGAAGGACGGGATATTGTCCATCGGTCCCGGACGGTACAAGGCGTTCATCGCAATCAGGTCCTCAATGTTGGTGGGCAGCAGCTGGCGGAGATATTTGCGCATCCCATCGGACTCAAATTGGAAGGTCGCTACCGTGTCCCCTCGCTGATAGAGTGCATAGGTTTCTTCGTCGGTGATATCGATCTGCTCGGGGTCGATATCCACCCCGTGGTTCTGCTTGGCGAGTTTGATGGCAGTCTTCAGGATGGAGAGGGTCTTGAGTCCCAAAAAGTCCATCTTCAAGAGGCCACACATTTCCGCCATCGGGCCATCGTATTGGGTGACCATCGTGTCATCCTTGGCCATCGAGACCGGGGCGTAGTTTGTCAAGTCACTTGGAGCGATGATCACTGCACAAGCGTGGACCCCAGTGTGCCTCGCTGTACCTTCCAAGGTTTTGGCGAATCGCATCATCTTGTTGACCAACGGATCTTGGCTTTTGAACATCTGGGCCAGTTCCTCCGCGTGATCGGGGTTTTTCTCACCGTCCAATGCCTTCTTAAAGGTCATGCCGGGCTTGTCCGGAATCATCTTGGCAATTCGATTTACCTCTGCCAATGGAATGCCCAATGTACGCCCTACATCACGCAAAGCGGTTTTGGCACCCATCGTACCGTAAGTGATCACCTGACTCACGGATTTCCGGCCATACTCAGAGACCACATAGTCAATGACCTCCTGGCGACCTTCATCATCAAAGTCAATATCAATATCTGGAGGGGAAACCCGCTCTGGATTGAGGAATCGTTCGAAGAGCAAATCATAGGTCAGCGGGTCAATATCGATAATCCCCAAAATGTAGGCAATCACACTGCCCGCCGCTGATCCACGACCGGGACCCACATAAACCCCTCTTTCACGCGCCACCGTGGTAAACGACTGGACAATGAGGAAGTAACCTGCATATCCCATTCGTTTGATAATCATCAATTCCGTATCGATCCGCTCCTGAATCTCGGCAGTAACTTCCGTATATCGCCTCGGCACCCGTTCCCAGACCATGGCCTTGAGGTAGTCGTCCATATCTTGGTATTGGGACGGTACCTGATACTGCGGGAGAATCATATCGCCGGACAGATTCATTTCGAAGGAACACCGCTCCGCCAATTCCACGGTATTGTCCAAAGCCCACGGGATGTCCTGAAATGTCTCCAGCATCTCATCCTGTGATTTGAAGTAGAAGCGGGGATTCAGGCGTCCTTTGTCATCGGTAAATCTGAATCGTTTGGGGTTGGCATAATCGGATTGGGTCTGAAGTGCCAACAGGAGGTCATGTGCTTCACTATCTTCTTGATTGACGTAATGGACATCATTGGTGGCGATGACCTTCAGATCGTGTTTCTTGGCCATTCGCAGCAACCACTCGTTACATTTGTCCATGTCTCCGAGGGTGTGTCGCTGCACTTCCACATAATAATTCTCATGCCCAAAGATCTCGAGATATTCCTTGAGTTTCTCCTCGCCAGCGGCTTCTCCTTGCTCGATGAATGCCCGGTTGACCTCACCGGCCAGGCAGCAAGTGGAAGCGATCAATCCCTCTGTATGTTGTTTCAGAATCTCCTTGTCGATCCGAGGCTTGTAGTAATATCCATCAGTAAACCCGTATGAGCAGAGCTTGACCAAGTTCTGGTACCCTTGCTGGTTTTTGGCCCACATGATCTGGTGGTAGCGCTTGTCTCCCTTGATTTTCTTGGTGGCATCTCCAGCGGTAATGTAGAATTCGCAGCCTACGATGGGTTTGATCCCTTGCTTTCGAGCTGCCAACACGAATTTGGGAACGCCAAACATATTGCCGTGGTCAGTGATGGCAATATGGGACATTCCGAGCGTGGCAGCCTTCTTGGTCATATCGGAGATTTTCGCGGCTCCATCTAGCAGCGAGAATTCCGTGTGGTTGTGGAGATGGACAAATTGTGGCATCGAGATGGTTTCGTGGGGTCGTGAGAATTCCTTGTACGACGGATTGAACCGGGCGAGTTTTGAGGGTTATGAACATCCGGTACGGGAATCTACAAAAATACACAGATGTACCGGAATAATACACGGGGAACTGAGAGTTACATTCAGATGTGCAATCATTCAGCACATTC is a window from the Pontibacter sp. G13 genome containing:
- the dnaE gene encoding DNA polymerase III subunit alpha, with the protein product MPQFVHLHNHTEFSLLDGAAKISDMTKKAATLGMSHIAITDHGNMFGVPKFVLAARKQGIKPIVGCEFYITAGDATKKIKGDKRYHQIMWAKNQQGYQNLVKLCSYGFTDGYYYKPRIDKEILKQHTEGLIASTCCLAGEVNRAFIEQGEAAGEEKLKEYLEIFGHENYYVEVQRHTLGDMDKCNEWLLRMAKKHDLKVIATNDVHYVNQEDSEAHDLLLALQTQSDYANPKRFRFTDDKGRLNPRFYFKSQDEMLETFQDIPWALDNTVELAERCSFEMNLSGDMILPQYQVPSQYQDMDDYLKAMVWERVPRRYTEVTAEIQERIDTELMIIKRMGYAGYFLIVQSFTTVARERGVYVGPGRGSAAGSVIAYILGIIDIDPLTYDLLFERFLNPERVSPPDIDIDFDDEGRQEVIDYVVSEYGRKSVSQVITYGTMGAKTALRDVGRTLGIPLAEVNRIAKMIPDKPGMTFKKALDGEKNPDHAEELAQMFKSQDPLVNKMMRFAKTLEGTARHTGVHACAVIIAPSDLTNYAPVSMAKDDTMVTQYDGPMAEMCGLLKMDFLGLKTLSILKTAIKLAKQNHGVDIDPEQIDITDEETYALYQRGDTVATFQFESDGMRKYLRQLLPTNIEDLIAMNALYRPGPMDNIPSFVNRKHGREPLIYPHDMLEPILKNTYGIMVYQEQIMQVARTMGGYSLGGADLLRRAMGKKKMDIMAKEKVNFVAGAEKNGVDKKTAEDVFALMEKFASYGFNKCLTGETLIFDAETGQRHRIEDLYARTAKIQAVATLETEAGKIRKGFVSDIMDNGIKPVYELTTALGKKIRATANHPFFTEDGWKRLDELEIDQPIATPGRLPIVGDYKASVEEIEDMAQYAARTASILSDAELPEFIETWHTESLAWMLAKIIQIQGMPAHPSGSWRMHTVSESMARQWVHFFLRLGIVAGLRKMPRMRNWEIWISGTRNLQRFESSLGAYLEHHFIAPSVPHRAPQAAQVAGTPQGGHATPAATAVVAPDTDEMMPPVWEGDICWDPVVSIEYIGERRTYDLEVPDTHNFSANDLIVHNSHAAAYSILAFRTAFMKAHYPSEYMAAVLTHNVSDIKKITFFIEECRRMGIEVLPPNINESQQLFSVDSDGQIRFGLAAIKGVGSNVVAALIKDRTENGKFESLFDLTTRIPKRTLNRKTMESLVYAGALDCFNVDRFRYFLPVSNKDSATILDKAIQYGAKVQEEKASAQVSLFGGGDGMGAGLQEPKIPAGTMNDGLILEAWTELEKLNYEKEMIGFFLSGHPLDKYKWQMGSFTTCSLSDLENQKNRDVRVAGIVTNARERISRRGTHFMTFTLEDFSGSLELSLFGEQYERLRSVVRADEMLYVTGAYQPRRFDPNEFEFRIHEMRIMSEELFEGMIKNLTLEFYNSELTPEKVEKLETLFAEYAGDKSLIFRIKDPKLHADIKLLSSEFQIAPAQGLIDALGEMDIKWRFH